A stretch of the Streptomyces ortus genome encodes the following:
- a CDS encoding ABC transporter substrate-binding protein, producing the protein MRQSSVTARRLAAVSVSLAVAAGAVACGPEDNDAKATSGGADAKPAKGGTLTVLNSDPQQDFDPARLYTSGGGNVPSLVFRTLTTRNREDGAEGAEVVPDLATDTGRPSKNATVWTYTLKKGLRYEDGSVITSADIKYGIERSFAAELSGGAPYLRDWLIGGADYQGPYKDKKGLDSIETPDERTIVFRLNKPEGEFPYLATQTQFAPVPKAKDTGTKYEDHPVSSGPYKVVRNENDGERLTLERNTHWSASTDAERKAYPDTIDVRSGLDPSVINQRLSSSQGADAAAVTTDTNLGPAELAKVSGDKELAARVGTGHFGYTNYIAFNPKVKPFDDPKVRQAISYAIDRASVINAAGGSSLAEAATTYLPDQKSFGHTAYDHFPAGKSGNADKARELLKEAGHAKGLTVTLTHSNAKDFETSPEIATAIQDALKKAGITVKLQGLEDNDYKDKIHNARTEPGFFLAHWGADWPSGGPFLAPIFDGRQIVEDGANFNTGFLDDKSVNTEIDAINKLTDLDEAATRWGALDKKIGERALTVPLFHPVYKRLYGKDVKNIVISDWTGVLDISQVSVK; encoded by the coding sequence ATGCGCCAATCGTCCGTCACAGCGCGCCGTCTGGCCGCCGTATCCGTCAGCCTGGCCGTGGCAGCGGGTGCAGTCGCCTGCGGGCCGGAGGACAACGATGCCAAGGCCACATCCGGCGGCGCGGACGCGAAGCCGGCCAAGGGCGGCACCCTCACGGTCCTGAATTCCGACCCCCAGCAGGACTTCGACCCCGCCCGCCTCTACACCTCCGGCGGCGGCAACGTCCCCTCGCTCGTCTTCCGTACGCTCACCACGCGCAACCGCGAGGACGGGGCCGAGGGCGCCGAGGTCGTCCCCGACCTCGCCACGGACACCGGCCGACCCAGTAAGAACGCGACCGTGTGGACGTACACGCTGAAGAAGGGCCTCAGGTACGAGGACGGCAGCGTGATCACCTCGGCCGACATCAAGTACGGCATCGAGCGCTCCTTCGCGGCCGAACTCTCCGGCGGCGCGCCCTACCTGCGGGACTGGCTGATCGGCGGGGCCGACTATCAGGGCCCCTACAAGGACAAGAAGGGCCTCGACTCCATCGAGACGCCCGACGAGCGGACCATCGTCTTCCGTCTGAACAAGCCCGAGGGCGAGTTCCCGTACCTCGCCACGCAGACGCAGTTCGCGCCCGTCCCGAAGGCCAAGGACACCGGTACGAAGTACGAGGATCACCCGGTCTCGTCCGGCCCGTACAAGGTCGTCAGGAACGAGAACGACGGCGAGCGGCTGACCCTGGAGCGCAACACGCACTGGTCCGCGTCGACGGACGCCGAGCGCAAGGCCTACCCCGACACGATCGACGTACGCTCCGGGCTCGACCCGTCCGTCATCAACCAGCGGCTGTCCTCCTCCCAGGGCGCGGACGCCGCCGCCGTGACCACCGACACGAACCTCGGACCCGCCGAACTCGCCAAGGTCAGCGGCGACAAGGAACTGGCCGCGCGGGTCGGCACCGGGCACTTCGGCTACACGAACTACATCGCCTTCAACCCGAAGGTGAAGCCGTTCGACGACCCGAAGGTTCGCCAGGCGATCTCGTACGCCATCGACCGCGCCTCCGTGATCAACGCGGCGGGCGGGTCCTCGCTGGCCGAGGCCGCGACGACGTACCTGCCGGACCAGAAGTCCTTCGGCCACACCGCCTACGACCACTTCCCGGCGGGGAAGTCCGGCAACGCGGACAAGGCGAGGGAACTGCTGAAGGAGGCCGGGCACGCGAAGGGCCTGACCGTGACACTCACCCACTCCAACGCCAAGGACTTCGAGACCAGCCCCGAGATCGCCACCGCGATCCAGGACGCCCTGAAGAAGGCCGGGATCACCGTCAAGCTCCAGGGCCTGGAGGACAACGACTACAAGGACAAGATCCACAACGCCAGGACCGAGCCCGGCTTCTTCCTGGCGCACTGGGGTGCCGACTGGCCCTCGGGCGGTCCCTTCCTGGCCCCGATCTTCGACGGCCGGCAGATCGTCGAGGACGGCGCCAACTTCAACACCGGCTTCCTCGACGACAAGTCCGTCAACACCGAGATCGACGCGATCAACAAGCTGACCGACCTCGACGAGGCCGCCACCCGCTGGGGCGCGCTCGACAAGAAGATCGGCGAACGGGCGCTGACCGTGCCGCTGTTCCACCCGGTCTACAAGCGGCTGTACGGCAAGGACGTCAAGAACATCGTGATCAGCGACTGGACCGGGGTGCTGGACATCTCGCAGGTCTCGGTGAAGTAG
- a CDS encoding Ms4533A family Cys-rich leader peptide: MSPRHISVRAALELALFGVTALCVADIHCR, translated from the coding sequence ATGTCGCCTCGTCACATCTCCGTACGCGCAGCCCTTGAGCTGGCGCTGTTCGGCGTGACCGCGCTCTGCGTGGCCGACATTCACTGTCGCTGA